The segment GGATCCATCCTACCTACAGAGGAACCTCACTTCAGCCGCAAAGAGATAGCGCAGAATTATCGACTCGGATGCCAGGTCAAGGTAAAAGAGGACATGGCTGTGGAGATCGATGAGGAGATCTTCGGCATCAAGAAGTGGGAAGCCAAGGTAGTCTCCAACTATAACGTGGCATCCTTCATCAAGGAGTTCATTGTAGAACTGCCTGAAGAGATGGACTACAAAGCAGGTGGATATATCCAGATCGAGATACCACCTTGTGAGATCGATTATAAGGATATCGACATCACTGCCCACCCAGAGGACCATCCAGGCGAGCCGGATAAATTCAAAGTTGAGTGGGACAAGTTCGGTCTGTGGGATCTAAAGATGAAGAACGATGAAGAAGTCGTGCGGGCCTACTCCATGGCCAGCTATCCGGCAGAAGGGAAGCGCATCATGCTCAACGTACGTGTGGCTACACCACCTTGGGACAGAAATAAGAACAGCTGGATGAATGTCAATCCAGGCATCGCATCCTCCTACATCTTCGCTCAGAAACCCGGAGATACCGTAACGGTCTCTGGACCTTATGGAGAATTCTTCATCAAGGAGACCGAATCAGAGATGCTATACATCGGTGGTGGTGCAGGGATGGCCCCTATGCGATCACACCTCTATCACCTCTTCAAGACCCTGGAGACAGGAAGAAAGGTGACGTACTGGTACGGTGGTCGTTCACGGAGGGAGTTGTTCTACATCGAGC is part of the Flavobacteriales bacterium genome and harbors:
- a CDS encoding NADH:ubiquinone reductase (Na(+)-transporting) subunit F: MGSTVIIAVIVFLLAIILLVSVLLFAKAKLSPSGPVKLTINDEKTIEVQGGDTLLTTLSNNGIFLPSACGGGGTCIQCICQVHEGGGSILPTEEPHFSRKEIAQNYRLGCQVKVKEDMAVEIDEEIFGIKKWEAKVVSNYNVASFIKEFIVELPEEMDYKAGGYIQIEIPPCEIDYKDIDITAHPEDHPGEPDKFKVEWDKFGLWDLKMKNDEEVVRAYSMASYPAEGKRIMLNVRVATPPWDRNKNSWMNVNPGIASSYIFAQKPGDTVTVSGPYGEFFIKETESEMLYIGGGAGMAPMRSHLYHLFKTLETGRKVTYWYGGRSRRELFYIEHFRSLERKFSNFKFYLVLSEPLPEDNWVEKKDIHDEEGDGFVGFVHQAVIDQYLKHHDEPEEIEFYFCGPPLMNQAVLKMCDDWGVPEENVSFDDFGG